In Anopheles bellator chromosome 2, idAnoBellAS_SP24_06.2, whole genome shotgun sequence, the genomic stretch GGTACTTCGAGCGGCTCGGTCTGTTCCTGTCTGCGGAGACGACGCACTCGTCGAGACAGCGGCAGAACGGGTGCATGTGGTGGCCTGTGGCTTGACTGGCATccaagcgaaagaaaaacttctACTAGGTCAGGTACGGCAGGGTATCGACAGGCGTCTGACGTCGCTCGCACGTGGTTTGTACTACGCCGCAACTAATGGCTGCCGctgcaccggggcaccggaccggtggcAGAGGACGCGTGTGTTCTAAAACACGACTTCGGGACGAACGGGGAAGCTGCACGTGCGCACTGCCGCACTGCCAAAGGTTCCGCAGAAAAGCTTCGAAACCAGCTGATAGAGCTCGGTTGGCCGAGTCCTTCTCCGCCTGGAAAGCTTTCGAGTTCGGGCGGTGAGACAACTACATGTGAACTGGATGTCCCGTTCGCGCGTCAACCACAGAACGAACTACGAGAACGCCACAGGACCAACGGACGTACCATTGCCCTGATCTCGTTTGGGCTTGTTGGTGGCTCTCCACAGGAGCAGTTCTACGGACACAAACGGGCCGTGCAAGCTTTGGCCTGGAGGTAGTATTTGTAATGCTGTTAGCATCGAGGGTTAACAGTATTAGTCATCGTAGTAGCAGCtgtggtggtagtagtagcaCTGTTCTTCGTCATCATTCCTTGGTGGTTTGCTacaaatgttttgaatatttatgagtGGGATTATAGATGTTTTACCCCCCTCGACCGTTCGCCCCTTGCTTGCGCTACGGTCGAGTCGCCAGCTCGCTCGATTCTGCTTCTTCCGCTGCTACCCAAATCGGTCGATGATGGCTAAAGCGTTGTCGTTCCGATTTGTTCATCAAACTGAACTGCCCACTGGAACCGGCTGGACCGGCCGATGACTAGTTGCCAGCAGGAACACGCGTCCAACGCCGGCCAGCGTCAACGTACGTCAATCTTGACACCTTCGAGCCGTACGGCTACTCTCTCCGTACGCCCTGTGGCGGAACATCAAAGCGTGGTTCCGCTCTCGGGCATCCAGCGTGTGACCAGCGAAACTTTTTTGGACTCACCCTCACGTGTGGGACAGGGGAAACATTTTGTCGATGCTTTCAGGTGAACTTCACGCTTCCACGCTTCCATGCTTCATCAATTACTCACTTGACCTTTATAGGGCTTGGGCGTGCGATTCTGGTGCCTGGTGACGAACACAGGGTTGATGCGTTCTTGGGATAAGGCAATTTCTCGCTCCACTCTGCCATGGATTCGATTTGGTTTAACATCGTTCCATCGTTCCGAGTTCGGGCTACGCCCGGCACGCTTGGCCAGACTTGGCCTGGTATCAGAAAATGAATGCAGTTTTATCATGTTTGCGTTGTGTCTAAAGTAGCCAAGTACAGGCAAATAGTACAGCAAAACACCCCCTGACGGTTTCTTAACTTTCTCCCATGGGAAACAGTAGCAAATCTGGGACCGGGTAGCAGTGGCCTGcgaaccaatcgatcgatcgatcgatcgaaacctAATCAGACtaattgaatgattatttGTACACACGGCTCCGGCTTCGGCAGTCCGCTTGATCCGCTTGTTCGTTTGCATTCCCTGCACGACGCACAGCGAGGGCGCAGATACAGCGTTATGACGTTCTAAACGTTCATAggatgaaaagttttcgtGCCGGTTTAGTTATTTTTTGCGACTTTCGAACTGACAGAGCTCGTATTCGCTCCTATCATCTCCTGAAGGGCAAATGTGTGTTTCAGCGCAGCATTAGTTCACGGGCGATAGGAGCGTATATCGTTCGACAGGTTCGCCTCGTTGCTGGGAGCGAATCCTACAATTGGGTCAATACTACCCACAACTCGTTGGCATCGGCCACGTACGGGGTCTAATGCTACCATATTAAATTCTACGCCAATGCGCTGTGTTTGGCGTTCCTTACTCAAGCAATACCTTAAATGCTAACGAACTGTCCCGTGTAGGTTTCAATGTGATGCACAGAATGTGTTAAACTTGCACATAAATCCTGTACCattgctttaatttatttgataCTGTAACAAACCCAGACCTGGACAAAATTACTATTTCACATCAATCACTACAGTTTCGATTGTTGATTTGCCAGCTCCCTTAATGTTCGGCGAAGTATTTTTCCGCTGGCAGTTTTGGGAATTTCACCTACAAATCTGACGCCGCCGCGGAGTTTCTTTTCCGACGACACTCGGCCGTCGACGTACTGGCGTACTTGTTCACCCGTTAAGGTCGTCCCGTCCTTCGGTACCACGTACGCCATCGGTAGCTCGCCGGCTCGATCATCTGGCACACCGATCACTGCTGCATCCTTAACGTCCGGGTGCGAAAGTAGCACCGCCTCCAGTTCGGCCGGGGCCACTTGAAAGGCTTTGTACTTGATCAGCTCCTTCAAGCGATCCACGATAAAGAAGTCCTGGTCGCTGTCGTAGTAACCGATGTCGCCCGTGTGCAACCAACCTTCGGCGTCGGTCACCTGGTCGATGCCGATGTAACCCTTCATGATGAGCGAACCCTTGAAGCACAGCTCGCCATTCTGGTACGGCCCGAGTGCTTTGCCAGTGTCGAGATCGATTACTTTACCCAACTGACCGGGACGCAGTCTCCCGACGGTGCCCGGCTTCGGTGTTTCGCCGTCGTAGAACGTGATCGCTTGGGTTGTTTCGCTCATACCATAGCCTTGCCGAATCTTCAGCCCGGGTGTTTTGATCCTGGCGTAAATCAGATCCTCCACCTCCTTGCTGAGTGGTGCCGCTCCGCAGGTGATCATTTCCACCGACGACAGATCGAACTCGTCCACCAGTGGATGCTTCGCTAGAAATACGGCAATCGGTGGCACAATGTTTAGCACGTTCGGTCGGTACCGCTCCACACAGCGTAAATACGTTTCGGGATCGAACTTCGGCAGGTAGACCGTCTGTAGGCCCACGCCCAACAGGCCGAGCATCGCCATCCCGCCGGCCACATGGTACCAGGGCAGTATATCGACGAAGCTGCGGAGCTCCATTCGCTGCTCCAGCACTTCTCGCGTGTTCGCCATGGTGGACATTATGTTGGCTTGCGTGATGAGCACCCCCTTCGGAAGACCGGTTGTACCGGAGGACATGACGATGATTGCAGCCTCGCTGGACGTATCCACTGGAGCCGGCAGAAAGGAGTGCGCAGTGAGCGATTTGCTCGATCTGCGTAAGCAATCGGCAAAGGTCGTAGTGCGACCGTAGGCGTCGTAGTTGATGATGATAGTAAGCTGCTTGCCGGATTCGCAAGCACGGTACAGGGCCGGTCTGGCTTGTGCAGACACAAACACTAGCTTCGGCTTGGTGAGGTTGAGCGCGTGTATCAGCTCACCTGCAATGAAATGGCTTCGAATTATCTTATCCCGCGACACACTGAGTGACAGTTCCCGACAACACTTACGCGAGGTGTAGTTGGGGTTGAGCAGGGCCGCAGTTGATCCAATCAGGAACAGTgccacgatcgtgatcgggTACTCGATGCGGTTTTCGGATATCACCGCCACCACATCGCCCGGTTGAACTTTGTGATCGTGAAGGTACGATGCCAATTGGAGCGATCGTTCCAGCAGCTCGGAGTAGCTGTACTCCTGTCCGGTTATGCCGTTTATGAGGGCCACCGCGTCTGAAGGTTGTTGCAAAACTTTCAAAAACAACTCACCCAACGATCGCGTCCCAAGCGCGAGGTTCGAGGGCGCCGGTGGTCCAGAGATGATGTGTGTTTCGGAGGCCATCGTACCGAGAGTCGTTGTTGGTCGTCTGCTGGCTCGATTGATACTACGGCTCGTGCCCGAGATTGCTGCTCTCTACTTGTCTGTGCTATCTGCTGGAGCCTGATAAAGCAGGTCAGCCACTCTCATGCACCCCGTTCAATTTAGGAgggccgttttgtttgcccagTGAGAcaacgaaaattaattttaaccaTGTTGGACACATACATTCAAAAACTTTTGTAATAACATCTCAAGGAAGGGTACTGTTCTTGACAGAGTCGAGATCAAATCGTTGGAAATTGACTTGATGAAAGGAGctaatgttgaaaaataaactccGAAATTGGGCATTAAATTCACTAATCTGTGAAAATGTAATTTGAAGAGTCCACTGTCTATAAATGCCATTAGAAAGCGCTGGTAATTACATATATACGTTTGAACACGAGTCCCTATCCGGGACGAAAGGCGCTTGTGCAATGCttgaagagaaattaatttagcTGAAAGGCCCTCGTAAAAACTAAAAGACCCGCTACGGTGGTTTGTGAAAGCGACTGGAGTGATTATTTATCCCCGAGCTGCAGGCCTCGGTGGACGAAACATTGGTCACACTTTATCGGCCAGCAGGATCGCTGAGTTTAACTGCACTTTCCTCAGTTTGCAAAGTTTACGTAAGGTTTTTTTAGACGGGTTTCATGTTCAGGATGCGAGGGGACTTTTAAACTTACGGCTTCCTCTTCTGGTGATGGCTAACTAATGCAGCCATTAGCTCTGCAGTTAATTAACGAAATTGATTCTACGCAGCGAGCTGCTGCCGTAGGATGAAGTGTTGTCGTCCACTTTCCGGCACAGTAATTGTTGAGGAGTGTGGCAACCGGCAAAcgggtttattatttttctttaatttaaacGGGCTCTGGATGGGATTTGCGTTGAGAGTGGTAGAGTTAGGAAACCACCGGAAGTCCTTAGGTAGGACTTTGTCGGAAGCTAGCagaaaatccattttccagTCCGTCGGATTCCTCAGAATGGTGCGATAAAATGGGATGCGTAATATCTTTTTATGTAAAAGGGACAATTATTCTTTACAACATATTCGAGaaatgttcttctttttcaAAGGCCTAGGAGTTTATTAGTtgacaacaaacaaattttggTCTCGCTTAGCCCTAACATAAAGAGCTTTCTAGAGTTTAGCTCTCTGCTGCACTGACTGTCGTAATTGTCGTCGCAATATTTTACCGCTACCCGTTTTGGGAATCTCGTCGATAAAGAAGACGCCTCCACGAAGGTGTTTGTGGGGTGACAGCTTGATGGCCAAGAAATCGGCCACTTCCTGTGCTGTTatcgtttcgttcggttgcAGCACTACGAACGCTGCCGGTAGCTCGCCAGCCGACTCGTCTGGGAggccgacgacggccgcaTCCCGCACTTTCGGGTGACTAAGCAGCACATCTTCTAGCTCGGCTGGCGGTACCTGGAAACCTTTGTACTTGATGAGATCCTTGAGACGATCGACGATGAAGAAATCCTGCTCCTCGTCATAGTACCCAATGTCGCCCGTGTGAAGCCAACCACTGTCGTCGAGCATCTCGCGTGTAGCTTCCTCGTTGTGGAGGTACCCTTTCATAACCAGCGGTCCTTTGACACAGATCTCCCCCGTCTGTCCCGGTCCGAGCGCTTCGCCACTATCCAGATCGACCACTTTAACGTACGTGGTTTTGTTGACCCTCCCAACCGAACCGGTCTTATCGCTCACCCTCGATATGACTCCGAGCGATGTTTCACTCATCCCGTACCCGGTGCGCACGGTTCCTACGGTCGGTAGACGGGCAGCTACCAGTTCCTCGATTTCCTTGCTCAACGGTGCGGCCCCGCAAAGAATGGCGTGCAGCGAGCTGAGATCGTACTGGTCGATGAGCGGATGCTTGGCGAGGAACACCATTATCGGCGGGACGAGACTCATCATCGTGATGCGATGGTCTTGGATGGTACGCAAGAAAAGCCGCGGTTCAAAGCGCGgcaacaccaccatcggcacccGGTTGAGGCAGCTGTTTAGTGAAAGCATGAAGCCGAACACGTGATAAAAGGGCAGCAGTCCGAGCACCCGCAACGGTACCGGCAGCTCGGTGTAGCGTGGATCCTCCGCTTGGTACGCCATCACGGTCATCACGTTGCGGTGCGTCAGTTGGACCGCCTTCGGTAAACCGGTCGTACCCGATGACATAACCATCACGGCGATCTGGTCCCGCAACCGCACCGGTCGGGGCGTAAAGCTGATCAAGCTACGGAGCGGACTGCGGTCCAAGAAGTGCTCCCACCGAGGCACCACCGGCGTGTCGCTGCCGTCAAATGCAACGAGAAGCTTGACGTACGGCAAACGATCGCGCATCGCGAGGATAGTTTGGAGTGCTTTGCGAGACGCGAATATAGCCCACGGTTTGCATAGTTGCAAGGCATGTCCCAGCTCCGTGACAGTGTACGATGGGTTCAATGGCAGAACCGTCCCACGGAGCATGATCGTTGCGAAGGTGACGATGGGGAATTGTAGGCAATTTTCGCTACATATTCCAACGACCGTGTTCCGTTTCAGGCCAAGTCTGTGTAAGCGATTGGCCAGCTTAAGCGAGTGTTCGAGGATCTGGCGGTAAGTAAGCGACTCTCCAGTGACTCCATCAATCTGCCGGAAGTATCGGCGAAGGTGTGGCTATTAGTTCTTGCCGACTTCATCGATGTTGGTTTGCGCTACTTACCAGTGCTACTTCCGTACCGTTTCGATACAATCGTTTCACCACCAGCTCTCCGAAAGAATTGCAACCGTCTTCGATGCTGCGCTGAAGATCTCCGCCATAGAGTACGTTACGTTCGGTGATCGGTACTTCCATCGCTACCGGTACAATGAGTCGAATGACCACACAGCATCACTTGCCGGGGTTGTGTGCTAAGAAGTCGGGAGTGAGTTTGCATTCTTCGCGCGTTATCATTCTGTGCTGCCCCTGCCATGTAAACATACGGTGATTATGATGCTCTCTTATCACATCGCCCGGCCAAGGCACGGTGAAAACAATCGGGTTATACAatcgttttgcttttattggcTACGTTGTGTGGTCCGTTTTTATCGGCCATGACAAGACTGAAAACCGTCCGTCCCCCTCCACCCGATAACGCGTGGTTATTGATTTAAAGCTTTGCCTTGCCCAGCAGTGCGGTTAGCTCGCGGCGAAGAATTTTTCCGCTAGCCGTCCTGGGTATTTCGTGCACGAACCGCACGCCACCGTGCAGATGCTTCTGCTTAGACAGTCGCTCGGCCACGTACTGCTGCACCTCGGAC encodes the following:
- the LOC131208818 gene encoding uncharacterized protein LOC131208818, which encodes MEVPITERNVLYGGDLQRSIEDGCNSFGELVVKRLYRNGTEVALIDGVTGESLTYRQILEHSLKLANRLHRLGLKRNTVVGICSENCLQFPIVTFATIMLRGTVLPLNPSYTVTELGHALQLCKPWAIFASRKALQTILAMRDRLPYVKLLVAFDGSDTPVVPRWEHFLDRSPLRSLISFTPRPVRLRDQIAVMVMSSGTTGLPKAVQLTHRNVMTVMAYQAEDPRYTELPVPLRVLGLLPFYHVFGFMLSLNSCLNRVPMVVLPRFEPRLFLRTIQDHRITMMSLVPPIMVFLAKHPLIDQYDLSSLHAILCGAAPLSKEIEELVAARLPTVGTVRTGYGMSETSLGVISRVSDKTGSVGRVNKTTYVKVVDLDSGEALGPGQTGEICVKGPLVMKGYLHNEEATREMLDDSGWLHTGDIGYYDEEQDFFIVDRLKDLIKYKGFQVPPAELEDVLLSHPKVRDAAVVGLPDESAGELPAAFVVLQPNETITAQEVADFLAIKLSPHKHLRGGVFFIDEIPKTGSGKILRRQLRQSVQQRAKL
- the LOC131208551 gene encoding luciferin 4-monooxygenase-like, yielding MASETHIISGPPAPSNLALGTRSLGELFLKVLQQPSDAVALINGITGQEYSYSELLERSLQLASYLHDHKVQPGDVVAVISENRIEYPITIVALFLIGSTAALLNPNYTSRELIHALNLTKPKLVFVSAQARPALYRACESGKQLTIIINYDAYGRTTTFADCLRRSSKSLTAHSFLPAPVDTSSEAAIIVMSSGTTGLPKGVLITQANIMSTMANTREVLEQRMELRSFVDILPWYHVAGGMAMLGLLGVGLQTVYLPKFDPETYLRCVERYRPNVLNIVPPIAVFLAKHPLVDEFDLSSVEMITCGAAPLSKEVEDLIYARIKTPGLKIRQGYGMSETTQAITFYDGETPKPGTVGRLRPGQLGKVIDLDTGKALGPYQNGELCFKGSLIMKGYIGIDQVTDAEGWLHTGDIGYYDSDQDFFIVDRLKELIKYKAFQVAPAELEAVLLSHPDVKDAAVIGVPDDRAGELPMAYVVPKDGTTLTGEQVRQYVDGRVSSEKKLRGGVRFVGEIPKTASGKILRRTLRELANQQSKL